The genomic region TGATATACAACCAGATAACAGACTTGTTGGGCTGGAATTTTCAGACAAGGTCCATGGAGCTGGAGCTTGATGTTAATGAATATGATGCTAATAACTGTATCTGGCGGATTTCGATTAAGCACCAGGATTGGCCAGCAGATGGACTGAAGTATGATCTGGCAATTGCTCCGGATAAGGCAGAGAAATTATATAATGATAGAGAAGATGTTAGAATATTTGGAGACGTAGTATTTGATCTCTGGAATAATCCGCACCTTAGTCAGATATTTATTTCCAGTGAAGCTGCCGGTCTTGATACAACTCTTACCCTGGGAGCGTTATCAGAATATGACTTTCCTACACCAGTTACAGCTCTGACCTTTATAAATAATAATAATCAGTTACTGGCAGGTTGCAAAGATAAGTCAATGCATCTTATTGATTTGGCGAGTATCAAGGAAAATAATCCTTTACGAGTTTATAGTGATATAAATGCAATTCGCAAATTACCTTATAAGAATCATGCTGTATTGGCTTTAAATGACGGATATCTGCGTATATTTGATCTTGGCACTCAAAAAGAGGTCTGGCAGAAACGTCACTTTGGGAATCTAGAGGGTTTGGCATTGAGCGCAGACGGACGATTTGCCTGTTGTGCTTCAACGGATAGCAGGATGAGAGTTTATGATCTGGAAACTAAAAAACAGATGTTGGAGCTGGAATATCCATATGGAATTAAAGCTTGTGATATAAGTCCTCAGGGAGATTTTCTTGCCTATGGTACTGAGCATGGTTACAGCGAACTATTTGAATATGCCGTAGTACGAATCTTTGCAATTGGTGAAACAAATCCTGATATACAAATTGCCTCAAATGGTGAAGTGGAAAGTGTTCAGTTCAGTCCTGATGGCAAATTACTGCTCTTTTCTGATTCCGAAGGAACATCAGGAATAATTGATATTGCCTCCAAATCAAAGCTTATTACCTTTGAAAGGGCTCATAAGGCACAATGGCTGCGGGGAGAAGATCTCATCATCGGTATTGGCACGAGCAAAGAATTAAATATTATCGAAGCAAAAACCGGAGATGTGATAAAAACCATCCAACATCATGAAAAAATAACCTGTTACGCACTGGCGGAGGGTGGAAATTATGTAGCGATAGGTTCCAGTCAGGGTGTGTATGTCTATAAATTGTGATAGAAATTGAAAAGTTTGCTTTGTAAGCTGGAATAAATTATAAGAAGGAAGGTAATAGATGTGTAATTTAAGAATATTAACAGCAGGGAGAGCATTATTATTGATATTTCTGCTGGCTTTAGTTTTTAATATATCTGGAGGAGCACTTCCTGAACCTCAAATCCCCTTTCAACCTCAAAGCTATGCTGCTCCCAAAATCGATGATTATATCCTGATAGATGGTAAAATTACTGATAATGAGTGGCTGGATGCTGCCTGGACAGACTATTTTGTGGATATTGAAGGTGATATCAAACCTGAGCCATATTATCAAACCAAGGTAAAGATGTTATGGAATGATTATTATTTTTATATTGCTGCCAAGCTGGTGGAACCACATGTCTGGGGTACACTGAAGAAGCGGGATTCAGTGATTTTTCATGATAATGATTTTGAAGTCTTTATTGATCCTGATGGAGATACTCACAATTATTATGAGCTGGAGATCAATGCCCTGGGAACTGTATGGGATCTGCTGCTTACTCATCCCTACCGCGATGGGGGACAGGTAGCAATAGACAGCTGGGATATTCAGGGTCTGCAATATGCCGTGGATGTGGATGGGACCATCAATGACCCCTTGAGTCGGGATAAAGCGTGGTATGTGGAGCTGGGGATACCCTGGAATGTACTGGAAGAATGTGCCGGTAAAACTCCTCCTGCGCCGGGAGATTTCTGGCGGGTAAATTTTTCACGAGTACAGTGGGAACATGAGATAGTGAATGATCAGTATGTGAAGAAAGCTGATACACCTGAGCATAACTGGGTCTGGAGTCCTCAGGGTGTGATCAATATGCATTATCCGGAAATGTGGGGCTATGTTTATTTCTTTGAGGACCTGCCATCCAGTGATGGTAAGGTGACGGGCTATAATTCAGAAGAGAAAGCGAAATGGATACTGCGGCAATTATATTATAAGATGTATAACTTCTATCAATTGTATGGCTTTTATACTGATGATTTAGAGCAGCTTGGGTTCACTGACGTGAATGGTGGAAATTTTGACATGCCTCCAAAAATAGAAGTCACCTCATCCATGTATGAAGCAACTATTACCCGGGAAGGGTCAAATAAAATATTTCATATTGATAATCTGGGCAAAACCTGGAGCAGCGAAAAATAAATCATAGCAGTTAGAAGTGGTTAAATAATCTGATAAAATTATCTGTTGGATGGGGATTGCCATTTACTGGTTGATAATTATTGATCATAACAGTGAAAACCAGATCATTGTTTCGAGCTGTTTTCATATATCCAGAGATGCAATCTATTCCACTCATACTACCTGTTTTGGCATATAGGTCAAAATCCAAAAGAGCAGTCCGCTTTGCCAGAGTACCATTAATCCCCGGTGAAGTCAGGCAATTACGGAATTCTGGAATGTCATTCATATAGAGCAGTATCTTGTTCATAGCAGCAGGAGTAAAAAGATTATATCTGGAAAGCCCACTGGCATCAGCAACCCGATATTCATTCCAGGAAATATTCACATTTGAAAAGAATACCTCCAGAACCATATATCCGTTATTAAATGAGCCATATCCTGTTTCGTGCCAGCCAATATGACGCAACAAAGCTTCTCCCGCCTGATTATTACTATCCTGCAGGAATTGACGAATAATCGTAGATAAGCGTGGTGAGTAATGCGTAAACAAAGGAATAATCTCTTCGGGTTTTTCATTGGTATTATCAATATCAACCGCGTTTCCACTGATCAAAATGCCAGCCTTTTCTAATGTAGCCTTAAGTAATGAAGCATAAAACAAGGTAGAATTTTCTGCTGTGATCATTTTTGTGTAACTTTTTTTATCTTCACTGTAATTTCCATATACAGAAAGTGTGTTTTCGCCATTTATTCTCCGGGCATGAATATGTTCCGGCAGCGAATCAGCAAAAGTCACGTTATTTTTATAGGTAAAGTAATCAAATGGCAGGTTATCCATGATAGAAATATTATCATCATCATTTTCCGGAGGATTAATAAAGAACTCTACGGTAGTGTTATCAGCCATTAGGGGTCCAAATTCTGCTGCATAAGTGAAGCTGAGATCATCCCAGGCCCAGCCGGTTCCCAGGCGGATTTCTTCAAAAAGATCATCATTACCAATGATGTCACCCCTGATTTCGTTGATGCCATGTGCTTTTAACGAGTCTGCCCAGTTAGAGAAAATAACTTCGGGATCATACCAGTGCCGTCTGTCTAAAGTGGGATCACCAGTTCCTGAAACCACAAGATTCCCAAAGAGGATATTATTATTTGTGAAGCCGTCATAACCGATATAAGTGGGAATTCTATACTCAGGGCCCAGAAATTTCCAGGCAGCAGCAGCAGTCACTAATTTTAAGGTGGAAGCAGGGATAAGCAATTTATCTGCATGGTAACTCATAATAGTTTCACCGTTAGT from Candidatus Stygibacter australis harbors:
- a CDS encoding carbohydrate-binding family 9-like protein, producing the protein MCNLRILTAGRALLLIFLLALVFNISGGALPEPQIPFQPQSYAAPKIDDYILIDGKITDNEWLDAAWTDYFVDIEGDIKPEPYYQTKVKMLWNDYYFYIAAKLVEPHVWGTLKKRDSVIFHDNDFEVFIDPDGDTHNYYELEINALGTVWDLLLTHPYRDGGQVAIDSWDIQGLQYAVDVDGTINDPLSRDKAWYVELGIPWNVLEECAGKTPPAPGDFWRVNFSRVQWEHEIVNDQYVKKADTPEHNWVWSPQGVINMHYPEMWGYVYFFEDLPSSDGKVTGYNSEEKAKWILRQLYYKMYNFYQLYGFYTDDLEQLGFTDVNGGNFDMPPKIEVTSSMYEATITREGSNKIFHIDNLGKTWSSEK
- the dacB gene encoding D-alanyl-D-alanine carboxypeptidase/D-alanyl-D-alanine-endopeptidase gives rise to the protein MKKLIGLVIIFVVVLLLVSCSGKRTVYVLSELETPDLNLDNLIDPTATYAILVQDTNGETIMSYHADKLLIPASTLKLVTAAAAWKFLGPEYRIPTYIGYDGFTNNNILFGNLVVSGTGDPTLDRRHWYDPEVIFSNWADSLKAHGINEIRGDIIGNDDLFEEIRLGTGWAWDDLSFTYAAEFGPLMADNTTVEFFINPPENDDDNISIMDNLPFDYFTYKNNVTFADSLPEHIHARRINGENTLSVYGNYSEDKKSYTKMITAENSTLFYASLLKATLEKAGILISGNAVDIDNTNEKPEEIIPLFTHYSPRLSTIIRQFLQDSNNQAGEALLRHIGWHETGYGSFNNGYMVLEVFFSNVNISWNEYRVADASGLSRYNLFTPAAMNKILLYMNDIPEFRNCLTSPGINGTLAKRTALLDFDLYAKTGSMSGIDCISGYMKTARNNDLVFTVMINNYQPVNGNPHPTDNFIRLFNHF